One window of the Candidatus Nitrospira nitrosa genome contains the following:
- a CDS encoding response regulator: MSKPRVLLADDHALVLEGFKKLLEEHCQVVGSVEDGRALLDAAERLQPDIVVLDISMPKLNGLDAARRLRKMVPRPRLIFVTVHADQDYVTQAFKAGASAYLLKRSAGSELVQAIEAVMHDNYYVTSLIAKDLVHAAIADTESDTGVQDRLPMRQREILQLVAEGLTLKEIASTLGLSPKTVEYHKAKLMEQLGLHTTAELTKYALAHGLTPSSE; the protein is encoded by the coding sequence ATGAGTAAGCCTCGCGTACTCTTGGCGGATGACCACGCCCTGGTGCTGGAAGGGTTCAAAAAGCTGCTGGAAGAGCATTGTCAGGTCGTCGGGTCCGTAGAAGATGGTCGTGCGTTGCTCGATGCAGCGGAACGCTTGCAACCGGACATTGTGGTCTTGGATATTTCGATGCCTAAACTGAACGGTCTCGATGCGGCGCGTCGGTTGCGAAAGATGGTGCCTCGACCACGACTGATTTTTGTGACGGTGCATGCGGATCAGGACTATGTCACTCAAGCTTTCAAGGCCGGCGCTTCAGCCTACCTGCTTAAACGGTCGGCGGGATCCGAGCTGGTACAGGCCATTGAAGCTGTGATGCACGACAATTATTACGTCACGTCGTTGATTGCCAAGGATCTGGTCCACGCTGCGATCGCGGACACGGAGTCGGACACCGGCGTGCAGGATCGCTTGCCGATGCGACAACGAGAGATTTTACAGCTTGTGGCTGAGGGACTGACACTCAAGGAAATCGCCTCAACGCTAGGGCTCTCTCCCAAGACGGTCGAGTATCACAAAGCCAAGCTCATGGAGCAGCTTGGCCTTCATACTACCGCTGAACTGACAAAATACGCACTCGCTCACGGGCTTACACCTTCCTCCGAGTAA
- the ftsH gene encoding ATP-dependent zinc metalloprotease FtsH: MIVGLSIFFLLNLWNTPTRAVVEEEIMFSDFMAKLDQGAVEKVTMQGHRLTGVLKDNSQVRTYMADYPDLVQMLREKHVQIEVRPQGESAWYVTVLMTWGPFVLFLGVWLFIMRRMQNGNAALSLVKNRARMLTDERKKVTFSDVAGIDEVKADVQETVEFLKDPRKFQKLGGRIPKGVLVVGPPGTGKTLLAKAIAGEAGVPFFSISGSDFVEMFVGVGASRVRSMFEDAKKHAPCIIFIDEIDAVGRSRGGGIGGGNDEREQTLNQLLVEMDGFDTTEGVILVAATNRPDVLDPALLRPGRFDRQVVVNHPDLRGRTEILKVHAKKVPVAADVDLQTIARGTPGFSGADLENLVNEAALWAARQSKDEVGSADFEKAKDKILMGAERKSMILTDEEKRVTAYHEAGHALVAQLLPGTDPVHKVSIIPRGRALGVTLQLPTNDRHNYSKEFLYNTLAILLGGRVAEELVFNQVTTGAGNDLERATALARQMVCEWGMSETLGPLTFGQKEGTTFLGRSFSTNRDCSDQMAAEIDLEIKRLITENYARVRQVLTERMTTLVALAEALLEKEVLDAREIQEVLLRSS; the protein is encoded by the coding sequence ATGATCGTGGGCCTGTCGATATTCTTTCTTCTCAACCTCTGGAATACACCTACGCGTGCGGTCGTAGAGGAAGAGATTATGTTTAGCGACTTCATGGCAAAACTCGACCAGGGTGCTGTCGAGAAGGTCACCATGCAGGGACATCGTCTCACCGGCGTGTTGAAAGATAACTCCCAGGTGCGAACCTACATGGCGGACTATCCTGATCTCGTCCAAATGCTGCGCGAGAAGCATGTTCAGATCGAGGTCAGGCCGCAGGGTGAAAGTGCTTGGTATGTGACGGTGCTCATGACCTGGGGGCCGTTCGTGCTTTTTCTCGGGGTGTGGCTGTTCATTATGCGCCGAATGCAGAATGGGAACGCGGCCTTATCTCTCGTGAAGAATAGGGCCCGCATGCTGACGGATGAGCGGAAAAAAGTCACGTTTTCCGATGTGGCGGGCATTGACGAAGTGAAAGCGGATGTGCAGGAAACGGTCGAATTTCTGAAGGACCCCAGGAAGTTCCAAAAACTCGGCGGGCGCATTCCCAAAGGTGTGTTGGTCGTGGGCCCGCCTGGGACCGGGAAGACACTTTTGGCGAAGGCGATTGCCGGCGAAGCGGGCGTACCGTTCTTCAGCATTAGCGGTTCAGACTTTGTGGAAATGTTTGTGGGAGTCGGAGCCTCCCGTGTTCGCAGTATGTTCGAAGACGCAAAAAAGCATGCTCCTTGTATTATCTTCATTGATGAAATCGACGCAGTCGGACGATCACGAGGAGGGGGGATTGGGGGCGGCAACGATGAACGCGAGCAAACACTCAATCAGTTGCTGGTTGAGATGGACGGATTTGATACGACAGAGGGCGTGATTTTGGTGGCGGCTACCAATCGGCCAGATGTCCTTGACCCTGCTCTGCTGCGGCCAGGTCGATTCGACAGGCAAGTCGTGGTGAATCATCCCGATCTGAGGGGCCGGACGGAGATCCTGAAGGTTCATGCGAAAAAAGTTCCGGTGGCAGCAGACGTGGACCTGCAAACAATCGCTCGAGGAACCCCGGGATTCTCAGGCGCCGATTTGGAAAACCTCGTCAATGAGGCGGCGCTGTGGGCAGCTCGTCAGAGCAAAGACGAGGTGGGGTCCGCGGATTTTGAGAAGGCGAAGGATAAGATTCTGATGGGTGCCGAGCGCAAGAGCATGATATTGACGGACGAGGAGAAGCGTGTCACCGCGTATCATGAGGCTGGTCATGCCTTAGTAGCGCAACTCCTGCCTGGTACAGATCCCGTTCACAAAGTATCGATTATTCCGAGAGGTCGCGCACTGGGGGTGACCTTACAGTTGCCGACCAATGACCGCCACAATTACTCCAAAGAGTTCTTATACAACACGCTCGCCATTCTTCTTGGGGGCAGGGTGGCCGAAGAGCTGGTGTTCAACCAGGTGACAACCGGTGCTGGCAACGATTTGGAACGGGCTACAGCCCTTGCGCGGCAAATGGTATGCGAATGGGGTATGAGTGAAACGCTGGGACCTCTCACGTTCGGGCAGAAAGAGGGAACAACATTTCTGGGACGTTCGTTTTCGACGAATCGTGACTGCAGTGATCAAATGGCAGCGGAGATTGACCTGGAAATCAAGCGTCTCATCACAGAAAACTATGCAAGGGTCAGGCAGGTGTTGACGGAACGGATGACGACCTTGGTTGCGCTGGCAGAAGCACTTCTGGAAAAGGAGGTGTTGGATGCAAGGGAGATTCAAGAGGTTCTTCTGCGGTCGTCTTAA
- a CDS encoding IS630 family transposase, with the protein MGYQERDPLQRRRFLRLRERFLRRGKQPVYIDECGFAPSTVRRYGYAPKGQRVDGLVSGHRRPRTSLIAARMDGQLVEPCLFKGTCDTVVFNAWLQTRLCPRLTAHHLVIMDNATFHTSPETAQLIKATGATLLFLAPYSPDLNPIERDFAVLKKRREYQEQATLDDIVKAYQ; encoded by the coding sequence ATGGGCTACCAAGAACGTGACCCTCTCCAACGACGACGGTTCCTCCGTCTTCGTGAACGGTTTCTGCGACGCGGCAAACAGCCCGTCTACATCGATGAATGTGGGTTTGCCCCGTCGACGGTGCGGCGCTATGGATACGCGCCGAAAGGCCAGCGTGTAGATGGCCTGGTGTCCGGGCATCGACGGCCACGCACCTCGCTCATTGCCGCTCGTATGGATGGGCAACTGGTAGAGCCCTGTCTGTTCAAAGGCACCTGCGATACCGTGGTCTTCAACGCGTGGCTGCAGACGAGATTGTGCCCGCGCCTGACCGCCCACCATCTCGTCATCATGGACAATGCCACCTTTCATACCTCGCCCGAAACAGCGCAGCTCATCAAGGCGACTGGGGCGACCTTGCTATTCCTTGCACCCTATTCCCCCGACCTCAATCCCATCGAGCGGGACTTCGCCGTGCTGAAGAAACGCCGGGAATATCAGGAGCAAGCCACGCTCGACGACATCGTCAAGGCCTATCAATGA
- the amoC gene encoding bacterial ammonia monooxygenase, subunit AmoC, whose translation MAASSERGYDVSQWYDSKPVKIGWFAMLAIGVFWVLYQRTFGYSHGLDSMTPEFESVWMGLWRFNILANAIFFAVSIGWIWVTRDRNLTNLDPKLELKRYFYWMGWLVCYIWGVYYAGSYTLEQDAAWHQVIIRDTSFTASHIVAFYGTFPLYITCGVSSYLYAQTRLPLYSQATSFPLVAAVVGPMFILPNVGLNEWGHAFWFVDELFAAPLHWGFVTLGWCGLFGAAGGVAAQIVSRMSNLADVIWNNAPKSILDPFPAQVQSASAKSVY comes from the coding sequence ATGGCAGCATCAAGTGAGCGAGGGTATGACGTCTCGCAGTGGTACGATTCGAAGCCGGTGAAGATCGGCTGGTTTGCGATGTTGGCGATCGGGGTGTTTTGGGTCCTGTACCAGCGAACCTTCGGGTATTCGCATGGGTTGGATTCCATGACCCCGGAGTTCGAGTCGGTGTGGATGGGGCTGTGGCGGTTTAACATTTTGGCCAACGCCATCTTCTTTGCCGTCTCGATCGGGTGGATCTGGGTGACGCGGGATCGGAACCTGACGAACCTGGACCCGAAGCTGGAGCTGAAGCGGTACTTTTACTGGATGGGCTGGTTGGTGTGCTACATCTGGGGCGTGTACTACGCGGGGAGCTACACGTTGGAGCAGGATGCGGCGTGGCATCAAGTGATCATCCGGGACACGAGCTTTACGGCGAGCCACATAGTGGCGTTCTACGGGACGTTCCCGCTGTACATTACGTGCGGGGTGTCGAGCTACCTGTATGCACAGACGCGGTTGCCGCTGTATAGCCAGGCGACGTCGTTCCCGTTGGTGGCGGCGGTGGTGGGGCCGATGTTCATTCTACCGAACGTGGGGCTCAATGAGTGGGGCCATGCGTTCTGGTTTGTGGATGAGCTGTTTGCGGCGCCGTTGCACTGGGGCTTTGTGACGTTGGGCTGGTGCGGGTTGTTCGGCGCGGCCGGTGGAGTGGCGGCGCAGATCGTGAGCCGGATGTCGAATCTGGCGGACGTGATCTGGAACAACGCCCCGAAGAGCATCTTGGATCCGTTCCCGGCCCAGGTGCAGAGCGCCAGCGCCAAGAGCGTGTACTAA
- a CDS encoding IS630 transposase-related protein, which produces MRCSPDLRQRVVDFVRSGGSKADAARRFKVGEASVYRWLKPGGLTYQRPGPRRAHKLDWEQLRRHVEDHPDRIQAERARHFHVSRHCIWNALRKLAVTHKKKDGLPRT; this is translated from the coding sequence ATGAGATGTTCACCAGATTTGCGCCAGCGGGTCGTGGATTTTGTCCGAAGTGGGGGAAGCAAGGCCGACGCGGCTCGGCGGTTCAAAGTCGGTGAGGCGAGCGTGTACCGCTGGCTCAAGCCTGGTGGCCTAACGTACCAGCGTCCTGGTCCTCGTCGGGCCCACAAATTGGATTGGGAGCAGTTACGCCGTCATGTGGAGGACCATCCCGATCGGATACAAGCAGAACGGGCGCGGCATTTCCACGTCTCCCGACATTGCATCTGGAACGCGCTGCGCAAACTGGCCGTCACGCATAAAAAAAAGGATGGGCTACCAAGAACGTGA
- the amoA gene encoding bacterial ammonia monooxygenase, subunit AmoA, with translation MFRTDEIIKASKLPPEGVAMSRHIDHIYFIPILFITIVGTFHMHTALLCGDWDFWLDWKDRQWWPIVTPITTITFCAALQYYNWVNYRQPFGATITILALGFGKWIAVYTSWWWWSNYPPNFVMPATLLPSALVLDITLLLTRNWTLTAVIGAWMYAILFYPSNWPIFGYSHTPIVVDGSLLSWADYMGFMYVRTGTPEYIRMIEVGSLRTFGGHSTMISAFFSAFASSLVYVLWWQFGKFFCTSYFYFTDDRQRTVKVYDVFAYATLAHGDKAKVGGKA, from the coding sequence ATGTTTAGAACCGATGAAATTATCAAGGCCTCGAAATTGCCGCCGGAAGGGGTGGCAATGTCTCGGCACATTGATCACATCTATTTTATCCCAATTTTGTTCATCACCATCGTCGGGACCTTTCACATGCACACCGCGTTGCTGTGCGGGGACTGGGATTTTTGGCTGGACTGGAAGGATCGGCAATGGTGGCCGATCGTCACCCCGATTACGACCATTACGTTTTGTGCGGCCCTGCAGTATTACAATTGGGTGAACTATCGTCAGCCGTTCGGGGCGACGATTACGATTCTGGCGCTTGGGTTCGGAAAGTGGATTGCCGTCTATACGTCGTGGTGGTGGTGGTCGAATTATCCGCCGAACTTCGTCATGCCGGCGACACTGCTGCCGAGCGCATTGGTCTTGGACATCACGCTCTTGCTCACCAGGAACTGGACCTTGACGGCGGTGATCGGCGCATGGATGTACGCGATTCTGTTTTATCCCAGCAACTGGCCGATCTTTGGCTATAGCCACACCCCGATCGTGGTCGATGGCTCGTTGCTCTCATGGGCCGACTACATGGGCTTCATGTATGTCCGGACCGGGACGCCGGAGTACATCCGCATGATCGAGGTCGGGTCGCTGCGCACCTTCGGTGGGCACAGCACCATGATCTCGGCCTTCTTCTCGGCGTTTGCCTCGTCGCTTGTGTACGTACTGTGGTGGCAGTTCGGGAAATTCTTCTGCACCTCGTACTTCTACTTCACGGATGACAGGCAGAGAACGGTCAAGGTGTACGACGTATTCGCCTACGCCACGTTAGCACACGGCGATAAGGCAAAAGTTGGGGGGAAAGCATGA